One genomic segment of Candidatus Margulisiibacteriota bacterium includes these proteins:
- a CDS encoding CDGSH iron-sulfur domain-containing protein codes for MAKKIKVTKNGPYLVSGNIPLDKALIIGDAEGAPAKWEFGKKYPAQENYSLCRCGRSKNEPFCDGAHIQANFDGTETANRKPCLEQSETTYGPDLDLTDAEPLCAIARFCHRAGDTWTLTEHSDDPKSKELAIQEACDCPSGRLIAWEKRSGKPLEPTFEPSISVVEDTVQKVSGPLWVKGGLPVEAVDGFQYEVRNRVTLCRCGKSDNKPFCDGNHS; via the coding sequence ATGGCTAAAAAGATCAAAGTAACCAAGAACGGCCCCTATCTAGTCTCCGGCAATATCCCGCTTGATAAAGCGTTGATCATTGGCGATGCCGAAGGGGCCCCAGCCAAATGGGAGTTTGGCAAAAAGTATCCCGCTCAAGAGAATTATTCCCTTTGCCGTTGCGGGCGATCAAAGAACGAGCCGTTTTGTGACGGGGCCCATATTCAGGCAAATTTTGACGGGACGGAAACGGCCAACCGCAAGCCTTGCCTGGAACAGTCGGAGACAACTTACGGCCCGGACCTCGACCTGACCGACGCTGAACCGCTTTGCGCCATCGCCCGTTTCTGCCACCGCGCCGGCGACACCTGGACCCTGACCGAACATTCAGACGACCCAAAGTCAAAAGAGCTCGCCATCCAGGAAGCCTGTGATTGCCCTTCCGGCCGGCTGATCGCCTGGGAAAAACGTTCCGGAAAACCGCTTGAACCAACTTTTGAGCCATCGATCAGTGTCGTGGAAGATACCGTGCAGAAGGTCAGCGGGCCGCTCTGGGTCAAGGGCGGCCTCCCGGTCGAAGCAGTCGACGGTTTCCAGTACGAGGTCAGGAACCGGGTCACTCTCTGCCGCTGTGGGAAGTCTGACAATAAGCCGTTCTGCGACGGGAACCATTCATAA
- a CDS encoding AAA family ATPase, giving the protein METLNRLPIRQSVRLIRDLTIAARSALINHPGLLPRERTAKEAVPTHNLLSLTPTGTLIRDSLKLAARTPTNGVQNSAVSGANGVNGAGGDEPPQTPIEKLEALGLRNITREARDGDLDPVFERSDEMAELSQRLKGGSNAILIGNTGVGKTAIIEGLAQEWRDEEKTFFFSLGMKDLDRSVLEPQLKQIVETVQDAFKQGYTVYLLMDELHLMEQAGVLELLKEPLARPGFQVVGATTTSEFYRYFNNDATKRRFGDPINIESLTGDKLRRLVRNIIPVILDRLKGTEKIEVPPGSRQAAIDLSPLIVGRFPPDATIALIKEAIGSKRSQLGDLRRVVAETPKKLADDINDLIEFAGDPATRPQLEGIWKSVIGIVAAYLESELLVEKVVRKLADTGCLTIVEGDIRAQASKMAGLDLRKLDELDIQQLGQIEARIRTRFIGQDQAVKKVAGAIKRYKTGRRKKQSPIATFMFTGPTGTGKTELAHTLAWLLFGNPQKVMTIDMTQCEGKAGKTLLFGPDPGFVGFDKTKGMLPELFKRKENRHGVLLLDEADKADPDVYESLLVMLDQGYVQNKETGEKYSLEDVVVIMTSNQGEVQMLKPEQIRELASGKPPAETKKITDGLIEANRRIAADSFKNQKDEYGRDKYPSAFLRRLDIVPFDYLTETDLSAIADIQLKNFIAQVETDQKLEVILGGNDAEYRAIKQYIMDRGTDLAGGARPLKQAVEEHLDNAFSAWLVNNMPGGEYIIKVSVKDGELVFEETADKSERGRQMDIAQIAGRKGIILRKISQLVAEGKEVTAAIIGELLSPPKGKEKVELWLEENAWPDDATARTETLAKIKQSLTVEDRQALEGELPELLKSANRGILAIALSLTAELKPLGVIIRTEALRNHEDPFIASLAEQAWTIVEGADKFNLPAWELTLAPGEKNKVDRKVNAALAGLKQLMEDRKLALEEQGAVVRALSTLIYAAKDRQEKLTGEERNKPIMLRWRISPDGDMQISAANADTVNREEDSRLAQFRKKYIEGANRSLVVRTSETGTTFVFSIIANKEIVVEISPPSKPLAEALAPVLEGIDQNKARLLIQDLSAFILESSQPLGTMVTFDKLIAELLAPANPQITSFRLLLNDFNLDPEYKTEIINLLLGMAEAPKFPKINLTLTRSADGTNLIFTLPARANTPEIWRRYEHMAKDAGVNFAINSEGKNITISLRIPD; this is encoded by the coding sequence ATGGAAACACTCAATAGACTGCCCATCAGACAAAGCGTGCGCTTGATCAGAGATTTGACCATCGCCGCCCGAAGCGCCCTAATTAATCACCCGGGATTGCTACCAAGGGAGCGAACGGCAAAAGAAGCCGTCCCGACCCACAATCTCCTAAGCCTGACACCAACCGGGACCCTGATCCGCGACAGCTTGAAATTAGCGGCCAGGACCCCGACTAACGGAGTGCAAAACAGCGCTGTTAGCGGCGCTAACGGCGTCAACGGCGCGGGCGGCGATGAGCCGCCGCAAACCCCGATCGAGAAGTTGGAAGCGCTGGGCCTGCGCAATATCACCCGGGAAGCCCGCGACGGCGATCTCGATCCGGTCTTTGAACGGAGCGATGAGATGGCGGAACTCTCCCAACGGTTGAAAGGCGGCAGCAACGCTATCTTGATCGGCAACACCGGCGTGGGAAAAACGGCGATCATCGAAGGGTTGGCCCAGGAATGGAGGGACGAAGAAAAAACTTTCTTTTTCAGCCTGGGGATGAAAGACCTCGACCGCTCCGTCCTCGAACCGCAGTTGAAACAAATAGTCGAAACGGTCCAAGACGCCTTCAAACAGGGCTACACCGTTTATCTCCTGATGGACGAACTGCATCTGATGGAACAGGCCGGCGTCCTCGAACTGTTGAAAGAACCCCTCGCCCGCCCCGGTTTCCAGGTCGTGGGCGCCACCACCACCAGCGAGTTTTACCGCTATTTCAACAACGACGCCACCAAAAGACGGTTCGGCGATCCGATCAACATCGAATCGCTGACCGGCGACAAATTGCGGCGGCTGGTCAGGAATATCATCCCGGTCATTCTGGACAGGTTAAAAGGAACGGAAAAGATCGAAGTCCCGCCCGGTTCACGCCAGGCGGCGATCGATCTCTCCCCTCTCATTGTCGGCCGGTTTCCGCCGGACGCGACTATCGCTTTGATTAAAGAAGCGATCGGCAGTAAACGTTCCCAGCTCGGCGACTTAAGAAGAGTTGTGGCGGAAACCCCGAAAAAATTGGCGGATGATATCAACGATCTGATCGAATTTGCCGGCGACCCCGCGACACGCCCCCAGCTCGAGGGGATTTGGAAATCGGTCATCGGCATCGTCGCCGCCTACCTGGAAAGCGAACTGTTGGTAGAAAAAGTCGTGCGCAAACTGGCCGACACCGGCTGTCTGACGATCGTCGAAGGCGATATTCGCGCCCAGGCCTCGAAAATGGCCGGTCTCGACCTGCGCAAGCTCGATGAGCTGGACATTCAACAGCTTGGCCAGATCGAAGCGCGGATCAGGACCCGTTTTATCGGGCAGGACCAGGCGGTTAAAAAAGTCGCCGGGGCCATTAAACGTTACAAGACCGGCCGCCGTAAAAAACAATCGCCGATCGCCACCTTTATGTTTACCGGGCCAACGGGGACCGGTAAAACCGAACTGGCCCACACGCTGGCCTGGCTGTTATTCGGCAACCCGCAAAAGGTCATGACTATCGATATGACCCAGTGCGAGGGGAAAGCCGGAAAAACCCTGCTTTTTGGCCCCGATCCCGGCTTTGTCGGGTTCGACAAGACAAAAGGGATGCTGCCGGAACTGTTTAAAAGAAAAGAGAACCGCCATGGCGTCCTCCTCCTTGACGAAGCAGACAAGGCCGACCCCGACGTCTACGAATCATTATTGGTCATGCTTGATCAGGGTTACGTCCAGAACAAAGAGACCGGCGAAAAATATTCCCTCGAAGACGTGGTTGTCATCATGACCTCGAACCAAGGGGAAGTTCAAATGCTCAAGCCAGAGCAGATCAGGGAACTGGCCAGCGGTAAACCGCCGGCGGAAACTAAGAAGATCACCGACGGATTGATCGAAGCGAACCGCCGGATCGCCGCTGACTCATTTAAAAACCAGAAAGATGAATACGGCCGCGACAAATATCCCTCCGCCTTTCTCCGGCGGCTCGACATTGTTCCCTTCGATTATCTGACCGAAACCGACCTCTCGGCCATCGCCGATATTCAATTGAAGAATTTTATCGCCCAAGTGGAAACTGACCAGAAACTTGAGGTCATTCTGGGCGGCAATGACGCGGAATACCGGGCGATCAAACAATATATTATGGATAGAGGGACCGACCTGGCCGGCGGCGCGCGGCCGCTAAAACAGGCGGTCGAAGAACACCTCGACAATGCTTTTTCCGCCTGGCTGGTCAACAATATGCCGGGCGGCGAGTATATTATCAAGGTCTCGGTCAAAGATGGGGAACTGGTTTTTGAAGAAACCGCCGACAAATCGGAACGGGGCCGCCAGATGGATATCGCGCAGATCGCCGGCCGGAAAGGGATAATACTGCGCAAGATCAGCCAACTGGTCGCTGAAGGAAAAGAAGTTACCGCCGCGATTATCGGCGAGCTCCTCTCCCCTCCCAAAGGAAAAGAAAAAGTTGAGCTCTGGCTGGAAGAAAACGCCTGGCCGGATGACGCAACTGCCCGGACCGAAACGCTGGCCAAGATCAAACAAAGCCTGACCGTCGAGGATCGGCAGGCGCTCGAAGGTGAACTGCCCGAACTCCTGAAGAGCGCCAACCGGGGGATTCTGGCAATAGCGTTATCGCTGACAGCGGAATTAAAACCATTAGGGGTAATAATCAGAACTGAAGCTCTGCGCAATCACGAAGACCCTTTCATCGCCTCGCTGGCGGAACAGGCCTGGACAATAGTTGAGGGAGCGGATAAATTCAACCTCCCGGCTTGGGAGCTCACTCTTGCCCCCGGCGAGAAAAATAAGGTCGACCGGAAAGTCAACGCCGCGCTGGCCGGTCTCAAACAGTTAATGGAAGATAGAAAACTCGCCCTTGAGGAACAGGGAGCCGTCGTTCGTGCCCTCTCCACTCTGATCTATGCCGCTAAAGACCGGCAGGAAAAACTCACCGGAGAAGAACGGAACAAACCGATCATGTTGCGCTGGAGGATCAGCCCGGACGGCGATATGCAAATCTCGGCGGCCAACGCGGACACTGTCAACCGCGAGGAAGATTCCAGATTGGCGCAGTTCAGAAAGAAATATATCGAAGGGGCCAACCGGTCCCTCGTAGTCAGGACAAGCGAAACCGGCACAACTTTTGTTTTCAGCATCATCGCGAACAAAGAGATCGTAGTCGAAATTTCCCCGCCGTCTAAGCCGCTGGCCGAAGCGCTCGCACCTGTCTTGGAGGGCATTGATCAGAATAAAGCCAGATTATTGATCCAAGACCTATCCGCCTTCATTTTAGAATCGTCACAACCGCTGGGGACAATGGTGACGTTTGACAAATTAATCGCCGAGCTCTTGGCTCCCGCTAACCCGCAAATAACTTCGTTCAGACTTTTACTGAACGATTTTAATTTGGACCCCGAATATAAAACCGAGATCATTAATCTCCTGCTCGGGATGGCCGAAGCCCCTAAGTTTCCCAAGATCAATCTAACGCTGACCAGATCGGCAGACGGGACCAATCTGATTTTCACCCTGCCGGCAAGGGCAAATACACCTGAGATCTGGCGCCGTTATGAACACATGGCCAAAGATGCAGGTGTCAACTTCGCCATCAATTCAGAGGGGAAAAACATCACTATTAGTTTAAGGATACCTGATTAA
- a CDS encoding SUMF1/EgtB/PvdO family nonheme iron enzyme, with protein MGTGVSAPAASRSQIELPEMIDMGNYRIMKAEVTVGLFKQVMQDYKIEGHNADKLKDFLSDPANEEKTVTYVSLIDAEELAKRLSELTGRKFRVQTEAEWLQAKDQLTGNNATWTKTEGRDSGGSSRDSSGSIYVLRRLGRAFSGREFPDVRDRVFAIRLVEDLPTEAEAAKPYPIRSSFGNRIDIEREEARAKITYNHFLSFLFRYPKKIADEIIPQIEIPGATLEKPAPQPAPSSFRPNSGPDFWAQYFGPSLWERSYSGNSDAILGVQAPTKEVAAPQPPLSAEEFRARNIGPTLWGRSYSEEYEARLAGQAPTVVKTEENGQLSQEERERRIARLEDMGVKLYHAYTTQEEREFDPDPGMRMYDTSSLTKTIDIPHRDDYPDWLKNALIANYEKIKFVFEQYGRERLAGMFESIGNPEVQILLKTESAERTRLKVSSFIELMDYMGKSRYYLNFGAWVWRNREEIKNEGLGKLLFVVTNVSPEEIDRMLNIT; from the coding sequence ATGGGCACAGGGGTGTCCGCGCCTGCCGCAAGCCGATCACAAATCGAACTTCCCGAAATGATTGATATGGGGAATTATAGAATTATGAAGGCAGAGGTTACGGTCGGATTATTCAAGCAGGTGATGCAGGATTATAAAATCGAAGGACACAATGCCGATAAGCTGAAGGATTTCCTCTCCGACCCAGCCAATGAGGAAAAAACAGTCACTTATGTAAGTTTAATAGATGCCGAAGAATTAGCTAAACGGTTAAGCGAGCTGACCGGCAGAAAGTTTCGGGTTCAAACCGAAGCGGAATGGTTACAGGCTAAAGATCAATTGACGGGAAATAATGCTACCTGGACTAAAACGGAAGGCCGAGATAGTGGCGGCAGCAGCCGAGATAGCAGCGGCAGCATTTATGTTCTCCGTCGCTTGGGCCGTGCCTTCAGCGGCAGAGAATTCCCTGATGTTCGCGACCGCGTCTTCGCCATTCGTCTTGTCGAGGATCTCCCAACCGAAGCGGAGGCGGCAAAACCTTACCCTATTCGATCTTCGTTTGGAAACAGAATAGATATAGAACGGGAAGAAGCAAGGGCAAAAATAACATATAATCATTTTCTCTCTTTCCTTTTTAGATATCCCAAAAAAATCGCGGATGAGATTATACCGCAAATTGAAATACCGGGAGCCACACTTGAAAAACCCGCTCCCCAGCCGGCTCCGTCAAGTTTTCGCCCGAATTCAGGTCCGGACTTCTGGGCGCAATACTTCGGCCCTTCTTTATGGGAACGATCTTATTCAGGAAATTCTGATGCTATATTGGGCGTTCAAGCGCCTACAAAAGAAGTAGCCGCTCCCCAGCCGCCGCTTTCAGCCGAAGAATTCCGGGCCAGAAATATCGGCCCGACTTTGTGGGGAAGATCTTATTCGGAGGAGTATGAGGCTAGATTGGCTGGTCAGGCGCCGACGGTAGTAAAGACTGAAGAAAATGGTCAGCTTTCTCAAGAAGAAAGGGAGCGGCGGATCGCCCGGCTGGAAGATATGGGGGTGAAACTTTATCATGCCTATACAACCCAAGAAGAACGTGAATTTGATCCGGATCCTGGTATGCGCATGTACGATACAAGTTCATTAACAAAAACAATAGACATTCCCCACCGCGACGATTACCCCGACTGGCTCAAAAACGCTCTGATCGCCAATTACGAAAAAATAAAATTTGTCTTTGAACAGTACGGCAGAGAAAGGTTGGCCGGAATGTTTGAATCTATCGGCAATCCGGAAGTTCAAATCCTCCTTAAAACAGAGTCCGCGGAAAGGACGCGACTTAAGGTTTCTTCTTTTATCGAGCTTATGGATTACATGGGAAAAAGCCGTTATTACCTCAATTTCGGCGCCTGGGTCTGGCGTAATCGCGAAGAGATCAAAAATGAAGGACTCGGAAAACTGCTTTTTGTGGTCACCAACGTCTCGCCGGAAGAGATAGACAGGATGCTGAATATTACTTAA
- a CDS encoding ABC transporter ATP-binding protein, with protein sequence MREFKRLSQFLKPYRTVILAAWCCTVIVTLATLLIAPLAGNAFKAIGDKDINLLNLTALGIILLYLLKGIFTYGQEYLSYRVANRVIVDLRVKLYEHMQTLSLDFYGQWHTGELTSRMMNDIALLQTTILTSFTAIIPQTILLIGLLGYIFWLNWRLSLLTLISLPLIVKVIQMFAGELRSISERAQQKTADITAHVQETVSQIRVVKSFTMEKAESAKFRQENNKGFDIAMRAVQILSTQSPVVALLQATATVGIVWYGGLEIINGHLTLPQLISFATALGIMTDPGNTLSKAFSQIQQGMASVKRIFEIIDTKPTVADSAQARALPKSAGLVDFRTVSFAYDQEPVLKDINLTVAAGESLALVGRTGSGKSTLVNLLPRFYDPTAGQIQVDGHDLRDVTLDSLRRQIAVVPQEIALFGGTIMDNIKYGQPEATEEEVIAAARQANAHHFISELPNGYKTEVGERGAKLSGGERQRIAIARAILRDPRILILDEATSALDAETELLIREALDKLMKGRTTFIIAHRLYTVEKADRVVVLDGGRIVEIGPHRQLMALGGLYQRLYELQFQKTG encoded by the coding sequence GTGCGGGAATTTAAACGTCTTAGCCAATTCCTGAAACCTTACCGGACGGTCATCCTCGCCGCCTGGTGCTGCACCGTGATCGTCACCCTGGCCACCCTGCTGATCGCCCCGCTCGCCGGCAACGCTTTCAAGGCGATCGGCGATAAGGATATCAACCTGCTCAACCTGACCGCCCTCGGCATCATCTTGCTCTATCTCCTCAAGGGGATCTTCACTTACGGCCAGGAATACCTCTCCTACCGGGTCGCCAACCGGGTGATCGTCGATCTCCGGGTCAAGCTCTACGAACATATGCAAACCCTCTCCCTTGATTTCTACGGCCAGTGGCACACCGGAGAACTGACCTCCCGGATGATGAACGACATCGCCCTCCTCCAGACCACGATCCTGACCAGTTTCACGGCGATCATCCCGCAAACGATCCTACTGATCGGCCTCCTCGGTTATATTTTCTGGCTGAACTGGCGGCTCTCCCTGCTGACCTTGATCTCCCTGCCGCTGATCGTCAAAGTGATCCAGATGTTCGCCGGGGAACTCCGTTCGATCAGCGAACGGGCCCAGCAGAAAACCGCCGACATCACCGCCCACGTCCAGGAGACGGTCTCCCAGATCAGGGTCGTCAAATCTTTCACCATGGAAAAAGCGGAGAGTGCCAAGTTCCGCCAGGAGAACAATAAAGGGTTCGATATCGCCATGCGAGCGGTGCAGATCCTCTCTACCCAGAGCCCGGTCGTCGCCCTCCTGCAGGCGACTGCCACCGTCGGGATCGTCTGGTACGGCGGGCTGGAAATTATCAACGGACACCTCACCCTGCCGCAGCTCATCTCTTTTGCCACCGCTCTCGGCATCATGACCGACCCCGGGAACACCTTGAGCAAAGCTTTTAGCCAGATCCAGCAGGGAATGGCCTCGGTCAAACGGATCTTTGAGATTATTGATACCAAGCCGACCGTGGCCGACTCGGCCCAGGCCCGGGCCCTCCCCAAGTCAGCCGGTCTGGTCGATTTCCGGACGGTCTCCTTCGCTTACGACCAGGAACCGGTCTTAAAAGATATTAACCTGACGGTCGCGGCGGGAGAATCGCTCGCCCTGGTCGGACGGACCGGTTCCGGTAAAAGCACCCTGGTCAACCTCCTCCCCCGGTTCTATGACCCGACGGCCGGCCAGATCCAAGTCGACGGCCACGACCTGCGCGACGTTACCCTCGACTCGCTCCGCCGCCAGATCGCCGTGGTCCCGCAGGAGATCGCCCTGTTTGGCGGAACGATCATGGACAACATTAAATACGGCCAACCGGAGGCGACGGAAGAGGAAGTGATCGCCGCGGCCCGGCAGGCCAATGCCCACCACTTCATCTCCGAACTGCCGAACGGTTATAAAACAGAAGTCGGCGAACGGGGGGCCAAACTCTCCGGCGGGGAGAGACAGAGGATCGCCATCGCCCGGGCGATCCTCCGCGACCCGCGAATACTCATCCTCGACGAAGCGACCTCGGCACTCGATGCCGAGACCGAACTGCTGATCCGTGAGGCGCTGGACAAGCTGATGAAGGGACGGACCACCTTTATCATCGCCCATCGCCTCTATACCGTGGAAAAAGCCGACCGGGTCGTCGTCCTGGACGGCGGCCGGATCGTGGAGATCGGCCCGCACCGGCAATTAATGGCGCTCGGCGGATTATACCAGCGGCTCTATGAACTTCAATTTCAAAAAACGGGATGA
- a CDS encoding lysophospholipid acyltransferase family protein produces MIAALKILRFLFSFVFKLPTSAALYLTHLAGELTFWIARFTPLRGTTAKNIKRVFPKLDGEQLADRLLRNVGLAIFELLSVPFFGTVHFERLCRIEGRANLDLALAKRQGVLFLLMHTGNYELTPPLLSSLGYRFNSVLKATDDPLFALLNQSRGYKGGKLINVLEVDMYRESMKALGRNEIVALLIDTGALEGRNEMITFLGRPVPVATGWLTLAERSGAAVLPAYSKREGDKIVLHIGEPLHIYRDNRDEVKRQVGQFYEAFIQAHPEQWAIFLNTHEVNRMLEGK; encoded by the coding sequence ATGATAGCAGCACTTAAAATATTGCGCTTCCTGTTCAGCTTCGTCTTTAAGCTGCCAACTTCGGCCGCCCTCTATTTGACCCATCTGGCCGGCGAGCTAACGTTTTGGATCGCCCGTTTTACCCCACTGCGTGGGACAACGGCCAAGAATATAAAGCGTGTCTTCCCCAAACTTGACGGGGAACAACTCGCCGACCGGCTCTTGCGCAATGTCGGCCTGGCTATTTTCGAACTCCTCTCCGTCCCGTTCTTCGGAACAGTTCATTTCGAACGTCTTTGCCGGATCGAGGGCCGCGCCAATCTCGATCTGGCGCTGGCCAAGCGCCAGGGGGTACTCTTCCTCCTGATGCATACCGGAAATTACGAGCTGACCCCGCCCCTCCTCTCTTCTCTCGGTTACCGGTTCAACTCTGTCCTGAAGGCGACCGACGATCCCCTCTTTGCCCTGCTCAACCAGAGCCGCGGCTACAAGGGGGGGAAGTTGATCAATGTCCTGGAAGTCGACATGTACCGTGAATCGATGAAGGCGCTGGGGAGGAATGAGATCGTGGCGCTGTTGATCGATACCGGCGCGTTGGAGGGGAGGAACGAAATGATCACTTTCCTCGGCCGGCCGGTCCCAGTAGCAACCGGCTGGCTGACGCTAGCCGAGCGCTCCGGAGCGGCCGTTCTGCCGGCTTACTCAAAGCGTGAAGGGGATAAAATCGTCCTCCATATCGGCGAACCGCTCCACATCTATCGCGACAACCGCGACGAGGTCAAGCGCCAGGTTGGCCAATTCTACGAAGCCTTTATCCAGGCCCACCCCGAACAGTGGGCGATCTTCCTCAACACGCACGAGGTCAACCGGATGCTGGAGGGGAAATGA
- a CDS encoding glycosyltransferase family 39 protein — protein sequence MLTLLALSAVLYFLKLGSFSLYDAAETTYGEFVKNMVQMGNWLTLHYNAQVIFDKPPLYYWAVALISWLIGFNEWAMRLPAALAGVLTVLTTYLLGKKFYNERVGLLAGLIVMTAFQFLVQSRIAELDIVLTLFLSLSLLWFYSGYTTNDRRYYLAMYLPMALAILIKGLIGIALPGCAIFLFLLFKRETKKILELRLIPGLLIVLAIGLPWYAAEYYLHGQVFLDFALGFLFLARFGNVVAGHTGPPYYYFISILLGFAPYSQFLPLALWRSAKNWRNDPELLALAYIIPTFLVFSVAKTKLPSYLLPLFPFFAIMVAKLWADFIDDWKPEKEWKPANELRGFHSAMLFSVISLLVVSILIVLGFVIAGTSNYQMEYQAFLPILAALGAALFLGSFCALILFLIKRYELSFYSLPVMAAVVALILIFWALPLAEEYKGTKYLGREVAKVIQPDETIAAYETGNRPSVVFYNVKPVQFLSTEAEVKVFLARKKGYLFTAVGELKKIKKYGRIFKEKGELAVVI from the coding sequence GTGCTCACCCTCCTCGCTCTATCCGCCGTACTTTATTTTCTTAAACTGGGTTCTTTCTCGCTTTATGACGCCGCGGAGACGACCTATGGCGAATTTGTCAAGAATATGGTCCAGATGGGCAACTGGCTAACGCTCCATTACAACGCCCAGGTCATCTTCGACAAGCCGCCACTCTATTACTGGGCCGTGGCATTGATCTCCTGGCTGATCGGCTTTAACGAATGGGCGATGCGTCTCCCCGCCGCCCTGGCCGGGGTGCTGACCGTGCTCACGACATATCTTCTCGGCAAAAAATTCTACAACGAACGGGTCGGCCTCCTGGCCGGGCTGATCGTCATGACCGCTTTCCAGTTCCTGGTCCAATCACGGATCGCCGAGCTCGATATCGTCCTCACCTTGTTCTTGTCCTTGTCCTTACTTTGGTTCTATTCCGGTTATACGACCAATGATCGCCGTTATTACCTGGCCATGTACCTGCCGATGGCTTTGGCTATTCTCATCAAGGGGTTGATCGGCATCGCCCTCCCCGGCTGCGCAATCTTTCTGTTCCTCCTCTTCAAGCGGGAAACGAAAAAGATCCTGGAGCTCCGCTTAATTCCCGGCCTGCTGATCGTCCTCGCCATCGGCCTCCCCTGGTACGCCGCGGAATACTATTTGCATGGCCAGGTCTTTCTCGATTTTGCGCTCGGTTTCCTCTTCCTCGCCCGTTTCGGCAATGTCGTCGCCGGCCACACCGGCCCGCCCTACTATTACTTCATCTCGATCCTGCTCGGTTTCGCCCCCTACTCCCAGTTCCTCCCACTCGCCCTCTGGCGTTCGGCTAAAAATTGGCGGAACGACCCGGAACTATTGGCCCTGGCTTACATCATCCCGACCTTTCTCGTCTTTTCGGTCGCCAAGACCAAGCTCCCCAGTTACCTCCTCCCCCTTTTCCCGTTTTTCGCCATTATGGTCGCGAAGCTCTGGGCTGACTTTATTGATGATTGGAAACCTGAGAAAGAATGGAAACCTGCGAATGAACTTCGCGGTTTCCATTCCGCCATGCTGTTCTCTGTAATTTCGTTATTAGTCGTATCTATCCTGATTGTACTCGGTTTCGTCATAGCCGGCACGAGCAACTACCAAATGGAGTATCAGGCGTTCCTCCCGATCCTGGCTGCTTTAGGGGCGGCCCTCTTTCTCGGCAGTTTCTGCGCCCTCATCTTATTTCTGATCAAACGTTATGAACTTTCTTTCTACTCCCTGCCTGTTATGGCCGCCGTGGTCGCGTTGATCCTGATCTTCTGGGCCTTGCCGCTGGCTGAAGAATATAAAGGGACCAAATATCTCGGTCGCGAGGTAGCAAAAGTCATCCAACCGGACGAAACAATCGCGGCTTACGAGACCGGCAACCGCCCCAGCGTAGTTTTCTATAACGTTAAACCGGTCCAATTCCTCTCCACCGAAGCGGAAGTGAAAGTTTTCCTGGCCCGAAAGAAAGGTTATCTCTTCACAGCCGTAGGTGAACTGAAAAAGATCAAAAAGTATGGCCGGATATTTAAAGAAAAGGGGGAGCTGGCTGTAGTCATTTAA
- a CDS encoding polyprenol monophosphomannose synthase, whose translation MNKPDLSITIPTYNEAKNIELMVIRITESLKSHGINGEIIVVDDSSPDGTAQLATDLGKKFPVRVYVRTKRAGPGPAILDGIRLADAPIACVMDGDLSHPPEALPEMYKLIKSGQALLVIGSRHVQGGGTSKWIWYRKFFSWGARMLGRFLTPVTDLTSGFFMFDKKILEGITLDPIGCKVGLELMVKGNHQGKVAEYPIVFSERAAGESKMGWRETRQYIEHLFALTFYKIGRIARPK comes from the coding sequence ATGAACAAACCGGACCTATCTATAACCATCCCGACCTATAATGAAGCCAAGAATATCGAGCTGATGGTCATCCGGATCACTGAGTCCCTCAAAAGTCACGGGATCAATGGCGAGATCATCGTGGTCGACGACTCTTCTCCCGACGGCACCGCCCAGCTGGCCACTGATCTAGGTAAAAAATTCCCGGTCCGCGTCTATGTCCGGACCAAACGGGCCGGCCCCGGCCCGGCTATCCTCGACGGGATCCGTCTGGCCGACGCCCCTATCGCCTGCGTGATGGACGGCGACTTGAGCCACCCGCCGGAAGCGCTCCCCGAGATGTATAAACTGATCAAGAGCGGTCAAGCGCTACTGGTCATCGGCAGCCGCCACGTCCAGGGCGGCGGCACCTCCAAGTGGATCTGGTACCGCAAATTCTTCTCCTGGGGGGCGCGGATGCTCGGCCGCTTCCTCACCCCGGTGACCGACCTCACCTCCGGGTTTTTCATGTTCGATAAAAAGATATTGGAAGGGATAACGCTCGACCCGATCGGCTGCAAGGTCGGGCTGGAACTGATGGTCAAGGGGAACCACCAGGGGAAAGTGGCCGAATATCCGATCGTCTTCTCCGAGCGGGCGGCCGGCGAGAGCAAGATGGGCTGGCGCGAGACCCGCCAGTATATCGAACACCTCTTCGCCTTAACATTCTACAAGATCGGCCGGATCGCCCGCCCGAAATGA